Below is a genomic region from Anoxybacillus flavithermus.
GATAAACGCCGTCGCTTGACCCGCTTCCGCATACAACCCTTCCGCTCTCGTTTCCAATCCTTGATAAAGCGAATGAGCCGTATCTTCATCATGACGCATATGTGCGTACGCATATAATTTTCCTAGTCGCATGAACACATGGTCGCGATATTGCAACGCTTCGTATAACGTTTGAGCACTTTCTCCAAGCCTACCTTTATATTCCGAAAATTTCGGAAGAAGCGACATAATTTCTTCAAATTCTTTCTCCCATTGTTCATCCGTCGCAAAAATATCTTCAAGACGCCACGTATACTCTACCGGAACGTCTTTGCGTGTCGGCAACGTTTTTGCCATATCAATCACCTCTTACATCAAAATGTTTACTTATATATTATTCTCGTTTTGTGAAAAAATCCTCTTTTTTGCTTACAATTCGTCGCAATAGTTGCTCATCTCCACGAATCGCTTCTTCAATGTTGTGCGGAAGCGACCATGACCGAATGCGCTGAAACGTACGTTTTCCTACTTTTTTCAAAAATTGAAGCGAAACGAGCACATGTAAATAATCCATCAAAGCATATGAATAATGACTTTTTGTCACAAGCGGCAAGCGGCGAATATGAATAAGATTTTGACGAATGAAATATCGCATTCGCTCATATAATTGATGAAACGAAAACGTCACATGAAGCGGAATACGCATCATCTCAAGCAACATATACGTTTGCCAAATAAATGGGGGCGTCTCAAACCAATACGCATGACGAAGCGGAATGCCTGCCTCATGAGGAAATAGCGATGGGGTCATATGCGCATGATATACGATGCGGCAAAACGTTCGATTTGTGCGATAGTATAGGGGAGATAACCGCCATTGCTTCTTTTTCATTTGCCATGCATGAAACAAAACATCGTGTTGTCGTTGCGGCGCTTGAAAGAAAGAAGAAAACGATATCGCATGAAGCGGAAACGTCGCCCATTCCCCGTATGCGAGCGTCGAAGAGAGCGGAATAAGATGATGAAGAAACGATATTTCTCGGCGCTCAGCACAATAAAACGGGATGACTTCTTGATCGTTGAAAAATAGCCATGAAAATGAGGAAAGTTGAAAAAACAAACTGCGGCGTTTGACATGAGATGTATGAAGTAACCAAATCGGGACAATATGTGCGTTCTTGTATGCATTCGTTCGTTTCACGAATAAATGGAATGGAATGACGGAACATTGATATTCGATCGCGTACATGTGTTGCATATGTCGAACGAATACATCTGGACGTTGCTGAATGTGCCGCAAATACTTCTCGACTTCTACTTCGATTTTTTCATTTGTCAACCATTCATACAATTGTTGTTTCCCTTGTAAATGAACAAATGTCTCCCGCTCTGTTTCAATCGTACATTTCGTTTCATGCGCAAAATGTGGCATACGTTTTGTCCCAATTTTCAACTGAACTCGTTTTAAACAAACAGGACAAAAAAACGCCTGCGTCGCTCGCAATACATGTAGCTGCTCGATCGTCCAATCGTCTAACAACGAACATGTTTCTCCATTTTTCAATAATGCGACAAACATATAACCTCTCCTTTCTCCACACATTTTTTTCACCACCATCGTCTTTTTTCCTGCAACAAATACAAAAAATAGGGGAACAACTAAATTTATTGAATTAGGCGTTTTTTATTTCCCTTCTTTCACATTTTGTCATACAATAGAAGTACAAGATGTGGGAGGATGGGCGAACGCTCGGGGATACATTCCCTTCCTGACTGGATAATCGTAGAAGGGAGCTGAGGAACATGGAAATCGAACGCATCAATGAGTATACGTTGAAACTATATATATCGTACGGAGATATTGAAGAACGCGGCTTCGATCGTGAAGAAATTTGGTACAATCGCGAACGGAGCGAAGAATTATTTTGGGAAATGATGGACGAAATCCATCAAGAAGCAGAAATTTATTTAGAAGGACCGCTTTGGATTCAAGTGCATGCTCTTGAAAAAGGGTTAGAAGTGTTTGTCACAAAGGCGCAAATTTCAAAAGACGGCAGCAAACTCGAATTGCCAATTGTCGATGAACGATTCAAAGACTTATCGGTTGATGAAAAAATTGAACATATATTAGACCAACATTTTAACATTATAAAAGCATCGTCATCAGAACCTGATAATCCGCTCCAGTTCGTCATCCGCTTCAAAACGATTGAAGACGTCATTGCCCTTGCGCACCGTCGCGATTTTTCAACATTACACAACAAACTATTCGCATTTGAAAATCACTACTACTTGTACGTCGAATTTACAGAAGAAGATGCCGATCGCGACATTGACAATATGTTAAGCATATTGCTTGAATACGGGCAAGATTCGCAAATGACGATTCATCGTCTCGAAGAATACGGAAAAATCATCATCGCACAACAAGCATTAACGATGATTGCCAAACACTTTCCAAACGCATAACGCCGATTTCAATCGATTGAAATCGGCTTTTTTCTCGCGAGGTCAGGTGAACAACAAATGAGAAACGCTTTAAAAGTTGTACTATTTATACTTGCTTTCGTTGGCTTTCTAGTAGCGACAAAAAATTATTGGGAAGGCTGGCTGCTCGGAACGTTCAGCTTATTTGTCACCTTGTCAGTTATTTTTATTTCGTTTGTCATCTTTTTAGAAAATCGCCATCCAACGAAAACGCTCACATGGCTCGTTTTATTTAGCAGCTTTCCGCTCGTTGGCTTTATTCTTTATTTTTTACTCGGCCAAAACTATCGCAAAAAACGGCTATTTCGAAAAAAGGCGTTGCTTGATGAACAAACGTTTCGCAAACTAGAGCGCAACGAGAGGCATGACGCGCAAACATTATATATGAAACCGCATCAACAGCCGTTGCTACAACTAGCGAGACGCATGACGAAAGAATCCATTTCAACCGCGACAAAAACACGTGTGTTGACGAACGGAGAAGAAACGTTTACGACCATTTTTAAAGAATTAGAAAAAGCCGAGCATCACATTCATCTTGAATATTATATCGTACGTGATGACGACATCGGCCAACGGCTGAAGCAAATATTAATGGACAAAGCAAAAAAAGGAGTGCACGTTCGCTTTTTATACGATGCGGTCGGGAGTTGGAAGCTATCGAAAACGTACATACAGGAGATGCGCGAAGCAGGCGTCGATATCATCCCTTTCTCCCCTGTGCGCTTGCCGTTTTTAAACAATACGATCAACTTCCGCAACCATCGGAAAATTATCGTCGTTGACGGAAAAGTCGGTTTTGTTGGCGGGTTAAATATTGGGGACGAATATTTAGGGAAAAACGAATATTTCGGCTTTTGGCGCGATACGCATTTATTCGTGTACGGCGAAGCAGTACGCACGCTACAACTTATTTTTTTACAAGATTGGTATTACATGACCGGTCAACAGCTATTAACGATGAACTACTTAAGTGCACCGACAGTTGAGGATGAAGCACTTGGAGGCGTTCAGCTTGTCGCTGGCGGACCGGATACGAAATGGGAAGTCATTAAACATTTATTTTTCGCGATGATTACATCGGCACAGCGCTCGATTTGGATCGCCTCGCCGTATTTTATTCCAGATGAAGACATTTTAACGGCATTAAAAGTGGCGGCATTAAGCGGAATTGACGTGCGGCTTCTTGTCCCAAAGCGACCGGATAAAAAAATTGTATTTTACGCGTCACGCTCTTATTTTCCCGAACTACTCGAAGCAGGAGCGACCATTTACGAATACGAAAAAGGATTTATGCACAGCAAAATTATCGTTGTAGATGGAGAACTCGCTTCCATCGGCACAGCGAATATGGATATGCGCAGCTTTCATTTGAATTTTGAGGTAAATGCGTTTTTATATCAAACGCCAAGCGTACGAACGTTAGTCGATGATTTTATAAACGACTTCGAGCATTCATCAAAAATGGATATCAATCAATTCAAACGCCGACCGCTTTGGATGCGCATGACTGAATCGACAGCTCGCCTCCTTTCGCCGTTACTATAAAAGGCTTAGCGTTTATGCTAAGCCTTTGTTGTTGACGAGTTGCTGTGCTTGACGCAATTGATACGTACGCACTTTTCTCGGTAAAAAGCGACGAATTTCGTCTTCATTGTAGCCAACTTGTAGGCGCTTTTCGTCCATAATGATCGGACGGCGCAACAAGCCGGGATGTTGGCGAATAATTTCATATAAATCTTGCAACGGCAACGAATCGAGTTGAATATTTAACTTTTGAAAAATTTTCGATCTCGTTGAAATAATTTCGTCCGTTCCGTTTTCTGTCATGCGCAAAATGCTTTTAATTTCTTCAATCGTTAACGGCTCGGCAAAAATGTTGCGCTCTTTATACGGAATGTGATGCTCTTCTAGCCACGCTTTCGCTTTTCGACAAGACGTACAACTTGGCGATGAATATACGATCACCATATGTGAATCACTCCCTTATGGGTTGCTTTGTTCGCTTTCTGTATTAAAACACATCTTATTTTAAAATGACTTTAAAAAACCTTACAACGTACATTATACAACAAAAAAGTTTAGAAAGATACACCTTTTTTCAATTTTACCCAACATATTATACGGTTGTCCGTCCAAAATGGTTTCATTTTTTATTGCTTACATTTTAAATTTTCTCTACAATAAAAATAGACATGGCAAACAAAGGGGGAAAACGTATGGCGCAATTTTTTATCGACTTTACGATCGTCGCCATTTTAGTAATCGGCATTACGGCGCTTATGGGCGTCATTTTAAACGGCATTGGTGAAAACATATTTAGCGGGCAGAAAAAACGATTACATACATCGATGAGCGAACATATTCAAACCGGCTGGAAAACAGTTGGTGGAAAAAAAGCTTCGAGATAAATCTCGAAGCTTTTTTAAAAACAAAATAGTCAAATGAATCAAAATATTGTATAATGCTTTAGTGCAGAAAACGAAAAAAGCAGTGAAGTGAAAAAAAGCTAATCCCTCGAACGAGAGATTAGCTGTACATCGCTTTATATGTTTCGTACTCTGCTTCGGAGCAGTAAACGAAATGACCTGGCGTAATTTCGCGCATGCGCACGTCTTCGCCTTCTTTATAGTTATGTTGTGACGGATCGTAAATGATGCGCTTACGCGTCCGCTCTGTTTCTGGATCTGGATGCGGAATCGCAGAAAGAAGCGATTTCGTGTATGGATGAATGGGGTTGCGATACAATTCTTCCGCATCGGCAAGCTCAACCATTTTTCCGAAATACATGACACCAATGCGATCGCTAATATATTTGACCATCGATAAGTCGTGCGCGATAAATAAGTACGTCAATCCTTTTTCGCGCTGCAACTTTTTCATTAAGTTGACGACTTGCGCTTGAATCGATACGTCAAGTGCCGAAATCGGCTCGTCCGCAATAATAAACTCCGGCTCAACCGCCAATGCGCGCGCAATACCGATCCGCTGACGCTGACCGCCCGAAAACTCATGCGGATAGCGATTCGCATGTTCACGATTTAATCCAACTGTCTCAAGAAGCTCATACACGCGATTCATGCGCTCTTCTCGCGACGACGCTAAGCCGTGAATATCGATTCCTTCCGCAATAATATCCCCAACCGTCATACGTGGATTTAATGACGCATACGGATCTTGGAAAATCATTTGCATTTTCCGTTTTAATTCTTTCGCTTCTTTCGCTGATTTTTTTCGATGGACGCTCAACCCGTTAAACAACACTTCGCCATCTGTTGCTTCATATAAGCCGATAATCGTACGGCCTGTCGTTGACTTTCCGCATCCTGACTCCCCAACAAGACCGAGCGTTTCGCCTTTATAAATGTCGAACGTCACATCGTCAACCGCCTTAACGACTTGACCCTTCCCCACTTTAAAATATTGTTTTAAGTTTTTCACTTCAACGAGTTTTTGTTTTTCGCTCATTGCTTATTCCCTCCTTTGTTGTTCGTTAGTGTAACGAATTTTTTCATCCGTTCACGAACGACTTTCGGAGGTTCGACTTTCGGTGCATTCGGATGAAGCAACCACGTTGCCGCATAGTGCGTATCAGATACTTGAAACATTGGCGGTTCCATTTCATAGTCGATTTTTAACGCGTACGCATTACGTGGTGCAAACGCATCGCCTTTTGGCGGATTTAATAAATCTGGAGGCGTTCCAGGAATCGAATATAACTCTTCGTCTCCGTGCTCTAAACTTGGCATCGATGCAAGCAGCCCCCATGTATACGGATGTTTTGGATTGTAGAAAATTTCATCAACCGTTCCTTTTTCAACAATTTTTCCGGCATACATGACCGCGACGCGATCAGCTACGTTTGCCACAACACCTAAATCGTGCGTAATGAAAATAATCGACGTTCCTGTCTTTTTCTGAATGTCTTTAATAAGTTCTAAAATTTGCGCCTGAATCGTTACGTCTAACGCTGTTGTCGGCTCATCGGCAATTAACACTTTCGGATTGCATGCAAGTGCGATCGCAATGACGACGCGTTGACGCATCCCGCCTGACAATTGGTGTGGATATTGTTTAAAACGAAGCGCTGGCTCTTTAATTCCAACGAGGTCAAGCAACTCGATGGCGCGCGCTTTCGCCTCTTCTTTTGTCATTTGTTGATGTTTTAATAATACTTCTGTAATTTGTTTTCCGATTGTCATCGTCGGATTTAATGCTGTCATCGGGTCTTGGAAAATCATCGAAATTTCCGCCCCGCGTACACGTTGCATTTCTTTTTCTGACAGCTTCGTTAAATCGCGACCTTCTAATAAAATTTGTCCTTGTTTAATTCGCGCAGGCGGCATCGGTAGTAAACGCATAAGCGCTTTTGACGTCACCGATTTTCCTGAACCAGACTCACCAACAATCGCAAGCGTCTCGCCTTTATATAAATCAAACGATACACCGCGTACAGCTTGTACTTCACCGCCATATACGTCAAAAGAAATGTGCAAATCTTTTACTTCTAGTACTTTTTCCATCATTCCACCCCTTTCATCCGTTACTTACGCATTTTCGGATCGAGCGCATCGCGTAATCCGTCCGCTAATAAGTTAAAGCTTAAAATGAGCAAGCTGATCACAAACGCTGGAATCATCATTAAATGCGGGAACGTTTGGATCGATTTGTAACCGTCATTAACGAGCGAACCGAGCGACGCTTCCGGTGGACGAATACCAAGTCCGATAAAGCTTAAAAACGCCTCGGTAAAAATCGCGCTCGGAATCGTAAACATCGTCGTAATAATAATCGGTCCAACAACGTTCGGTAATAAATGTTTAGCGATAATGCGGGCATCCGATGCACCAAGCGTACGCGCGGCTAACACATATTCCATATTTTTCAATTTTAAAATTTGTCCGCGCACGATCCGTGCCATCGTCACCCAACCTGTAATGACCATCGCCATTGTAATCGAAATAATTCCCGGTTCAAACACGAGAATAAATAAGATAACAACGATTAAGTTCGGAATACCAACTAACACTTCAATAATGCGCTGCATGACGTTATCGACGCGACCGCCGTAAAATCCTGAAACGCCACCGTAAATAATACCAATCAACAAATCGATCGCCGCCGCTAATACGCCGATGTAAAGCGAAATGCGTGCCCCATACCATGTACGCGTCCATAAATCACGGCCGAGATCGTCCGTTCCAAACCAATAATACTCTGTCACACCACGTTTCTCGTACACATCAATGCCGTTCATATCTTTTCCGTTAAATGGAAGCCAATCTATATTTTCCAACACCGGAATGCGCGGTGGTAATTTCGCATGTTTTAAATTTTGTTCTTTATACGTATGATCGCTGAATATCGGTGCAAAAATCGCCATGAGTGTAATAGCGATAATCATCACTAACCCGAAAACAGCACCTTTATTTTTTCTTAATCGAATCCAAGCATCTTGTAAAAATGTTAAGCTTGGACGATTAATTTTTTCCATATCACCTTGACGTTCAGGTGCTAATTCAAATAACTCAGGAGATAGTTGTTTTTCTGTCATTATTTTTTCCCTCCCGCTAAACGAATTCGCGGATCAATTAAACCGTAAAGCACGTCCACAATAAAAATAACGAGAATAAATAGCGCACTATAGAAAATGGTCGTACCCATAATCACAGGGTAATCGTTTAAGTTAATGGAACGAACGAACTGCTCCCCTAGTCCAGGGACAGCGAAAATTTGTTCGATAACGAGCGTTCCTGTCATTAAGTTAACAGCCATCGGACCAAGAATTGTAATAATCGGGATCATGGCGTTTCGTAATCCGTGTTTAAAAATAACACCGAAGCCACTAATCCCTTTCGCACGTGCGGTTAAAATGTAGTCGGAACCGAGCACTTCTAACATTTCCGTACGCATAAAACGCGCGATGCTCGCAATAACGAATACGGATAATGCTAACGTTGGCATAATCGTGTACTCAAAACCATCCCAAAACGCAACAGGTAGCCACTGTAGTTTTACACCAACATAGTATTGCAATAAGCCACCAAATACGAATGATGGAATAGAAATTCCTAACACAGCCAATACAGTAGCTGTATAGTCAATCGCGGTATTATGACGAACTGCTGCAATGACACCGAGTAAAATACCGACAATCGTTCCAAACACAAGCGCTTGAAAACCAAGTTGTGCAGATGGACCAATGCGGTCGCCAATTAATTGTGTCACCGGACGGTTGTCGTATTGGAATGAAACGCCTAAATCCCCTTTAACTAAGTTTCCTAAATAACGAACGTATTGTACTGGCACCGGATCGTTTAATCCATATTTCTCTAAAATAATTTGTTGTTGTTCTGGCGATAGCTTCTCTTGATTTTGGAGAGGAGAACCCGGAAGAAGCTTCATTAAAAAGAACGTGGCTGTTGCGATAATAAATAACGTAATCAGCATATAAACGAATCGCTGCAACGTATATCGTGCCATATTGCACACCTCCTTACAAAATTAAAAACTTTTTGAAATTTTTTTGACTAGCAGGCAAAAGGAGAGTATATGCTCCTCGCACATATACTCTCCTTTCTTTTCGATTACTCGATATATGCCCACTTGTAGCTGTTATCTGGACCGAATGGGTGATCAACGATACCTTTCACGTATTCACGCTCTAAGTACGCTGAACCACGTTGATACATTGGAGCAATAACCGCTTCGTCTAACAAGATTTTCTCAGCTTTGACCATTGCATCCCAACGAGCTTGTAAGTCAGAAAGAAGCGTTGTTTTCGCATCTTTCACAAGTTGGTCATACTCAGCATTTGACCAACCTGTTTGGTTGTGCGCACCGTTTGTAACGAACATATCGATGAATGTCATTGGGTCTTGATAGTCTGGACCCCAACCAGCAAATGACAATTCATATTGCATTTTGCTTTCAAGATCAAGCTTTTGTTTGAACGGTTGTTGTTTAATGTTAATTGTTAAGCCTGGTAAGTTTGTTTCAAGTTGCTCTTTTAAGAACTCACCGATTTTCTTCGCGCTTTCAGAATCGTAGTTTAACAATTCAAGCGTTACTTTGTCTTTGCCAAGCTCTTTTTTCGCTTGTTCCCAATATTTTTTCGCTTCTTCAGCGTTGAATGTCACTAAGTCGCCATTTTCTTCACGGAAGTCTTTTCCATTTGGACCAGTAACGAATCCTTCTGGAACGAAGTAGTTCGCTGCTTTTGAACCGTTATTTAAAATTGTTGCAACCATTGCTTCTTTGTCGAAGCCCATCGCAATCGCTTTACGAGCGTTGACGTTTTTCAACACTTCGTTCTTTTGGTTCATGCGAATGAAGAACAATACAGGCTCTGATTTTGTTTTAAAGTTTTTGTCGTTGCTGTACTTATCAACAAACTCTGCGCTTAAACCGACACGGTCAGCTTTGTTTGTTTCATATAAGTTTACGCCAGTCGCAACGTCTTTGACGATGTTGAAGTTAATTGTTTCAAGTTTTACAGTTTGTGCATCCCAATATTGTTCGTTTTTCTTTAATTGGAAGCTTTGCTCATGTTTCCATTCGCTTAATACGAACGGACCGTTGTAAATTGTTGTGTTTGCTTCTAGACCGTATTTGTCCCCTTGCTCTTTCACAAACTTCTCGTTTTGTGGATAGAATGTAGGGAACGCTAACAAGCTTAAGAAATAAGGAACTGGGTTTTTCAATTCAACTTGTAATGTTTTCTCGTCAACCGCTTTTACGCCTAATTGGTCAACAGGCACTTTTCCTGTGTTTACTTCTTCAGCGTTTTTGATGTCGTACATAATGTACGCGTACTCAGCACCTGTATTTGGATCAAGCGCTTTTCTCCAAGCGTATACGAAATCGTTTGCCGTTACAGGCTCACCATTTGACCATTTCGCATCGCGGAGTTTGAATGTGTACACTTTTCCATCTTCGCTTACTTCATAGCTTTCAGCCATTCCTGGCGTAGGCTCGTTGTTTTGGTCTAAACGATATAGACCTTCAAATACGTTGTTCATGACGCGGAATGATACGGTGTCAGTCGCTAACGTTGAGTCTAAAGAAGGAATTTCTGATGAATCAAGCAAGTTTAATACTTGCTCTTTTGCCGGCTGTTCTTGAGCTGGCTGTTCGCCTTCATTGGCAGTCTTGTCTTCTTTCTTGCCGCCACACGCTGCTAGCACCATGGAAGCAACAAGAAGAAGAGCGAAAAAGGCAGATAGCTTTTTCTTCATGCGAGTTTCCCCCTCATCTTTCTTTTATTGTATTTATTTCCATCTTCTGATTTATCAGAAGATTTGAAACACAAGCACATTATATAACGAATTAATATATTTGAAAAGATTTTTTTGAAACTTTTTTTAAATTTTCTAACATTTTAAATAAATGCGAGGTTTGTTCACAAATTTGATAAAATCAGCTTGATGACTATTTTATTTGTTTTCTGGACATTTGTAAATAGAAAATTTACACTTTTTTTAGTATAATACTTCACAGCGATTAAGCGTGAAAGGTGGATGGATCGTGAAAAAGGCAGTCATGACAAGCTTTTTCGTATTTTTGATCGCGCTAACGGTTGCACTTTTTTCTGAAACGAAATGGTTAACATTTATCAATACTTCTTTTTTGCTCGCACAACCACTCGTTATTATTGGCGGATTTCGGTTCATATATGAAAAAGGATTTTTCGATGTCACGATCTCTAGTTTTAAACGATTGTTTCGTTCTCCTGTTGAACGATACATGACTGATGAACAATGCGACGACGCGTCAAAAAAACAATGGGGAGCGACGCTTTTTTTTGCTGGGCTGGTCGTCACAGGCGCAACGCTCATTTTTTCATACATGAATTGACAATCGAAATGGAAACTCATATAATGTTTTCAAAAACCGATGCGATGACGAAGAATAGTACATATGACGAGGCGTTCAGAGAGCTTGTGGACGGTGCGAACAAGCCGCTAGTCGTATGGAATGGGCTTTCGAGCATTCAAGCTGAACAAAAAGTAGGCTTGGACGTTTGCCTTACGTTACAAAGGTGCCATGCATGCGCATGGGCAAAGTGATTGTCGCAATGACAATAACTAGGGTGGCACCACGGTTCTATCGTCCCTAAAGATGATAGGACTTTTTTTATTGTCAAAAAACGAAAAGGAGTGATTCGATGAAGACAATTTTTTCTGGCATTCAACCGAGCGGCGTCATTACGCTCGGCAACTATATCGGGGCGATGAAGCAATTTGTTGAATTGCAAGACGATTACAATTGCTACTTTTGTATCGTCGATCAACATGCGATTACCGTTCCACAAGATCGGCTCGCACTTCGGAAAAACATTCGCAGTTTAGCAGCCTTCTATTTAGCCGTCGGCATCGATCCGAACAAATCAACGTTGTTTATTCAATCAGAAGTGCCTGCGCATGCGCAAGCGGGTTGGATTTTACAATGCATCGCCTACATCGGCGAATTAGAGCGGATGACGCAATTTAAAGATAAATCAGCTGGAAAAGAAGCGGTCAGCGCTGGGTTGTTAACGTATCCGCCGCTTATGGCAGCCGATATTTTACTTTACTCGACAGACATCGTTCCTGTCGGTGAAGACCAAAAACAACATATTGAGCTCACGCGCGATTTAGCGGAGCGATTTAATAAACGATATGGGGACATTTTCACGATCCCGGAAGCGCGCATTCCGAAAATCGGAGCCCGCATTATGTCGCTTACTGATCCGACGAAAAAAATGAGCAAGTCCGATCCAAACCAAAAATCGTACATTACACTACTTGACGATGCGAAAACGATCGAGAAAAAAGTAAAAAGCGCGGTGACCGACTCCGAAGGCATCATTCGTTACGATAAAGAAAAGAAACCGGGCGTATCGAACTTATTGACGATTTACTCTATTTTAGCGAACGAATCGATTGAGCAATTAGAGGAGCGCTACGCAGGAAAAGGATACGGAGAATTTAAAGCGGACGTCGCTCAAGTGATCATTGACGCATTGACACCAATCCAAGAAAAATATGATGAGCTCATGGAAAGCTCAAAACTAGATGACATTTTAGACGAAGGAGCAGAAAAAGCAAACCGCGTCGCAAACAAAATGTTAAAGAAAATGGAAAACGCCATCGGGTTAGGAAGAAAAAGACGATAAAAAACTCAGCTCCATAAGGGCTGAGTTTTTTAATTCACTTTCGGTTCTTGTTCCATTTCCCACAGTTTTTCAAAAAACGGTTGTCCTTTTACAAGCCGTTCGCACAAATGAACGTGCCGCTCCGACCATCCGTATTTCGCTTCTTCGTACAAGCCGTTCCACGCTTCTTCAAACGACATTTGTTGAATGTATGCATACTTTTCTGGCGCCCATTCCGTATACCAATAACGCACTTCGGCAACATTTTTCGTTCCGTATAGTTGATCAAGCGCCATAAATAACAGTTGCTTCAATTGTCGCTCTTTACGTGTCAATCCGCTCATGAGCGCAGGATGAGGCGATAAAATGTGATATTCTTTTTCGCTTTGTTGAAACGGATATGTGCGCACTTCTTGTTCTTTCATCATCTCATAAACGAGTTGTTCTTGGCGTGGAATGAGGCGGCTTTTTCGAATCGGAATATGATAGCCAATCGTATCAATGGCGATAATGCCGTAACCGTCTGTGGCGATAAAACAATAATCAAGTTGAATGCGTTCGTGGTTTTTGCGCACGTACGCTTTTTGATATACGTCCTCAAGCAACGCTTTCGGAATTTCGGCCAAGCTGTTTTCTAAGTGATGAAACAATGGCGCGCTCACTTTCAACACTGGCACTTGATCTAACAATTCAATCGCATCATCTTTTCTCCACTCATAAAAGTGGCAAACGTTATAGCCGTTTTCTTCTCCTTCAAACCAATTTACCCAAACATCGTGAAGATATAACATGCATAACCCCTCACTTCGAACGATTTGTTCACAGTATGGTCAGAGGTTGTTCATTTTATTCCATTTCACCCTAAATTTAACCGTCATCATGAAATGGGAAAAAAATGCTTAGCCACGTAATGAATAAGCCAATCGGTAAAAAATAACACTCCACTTTCGTGCTAATAAATAACAAATATTCTTTCCAATCTGAGCGCGATGCCATAATGTTTAAATACGCAATCATCGTCGTCCCACCGATCACCGACATCCCGAACCCAAGCAAATAAAAAAAGAAACGCATACATTAGCCCCCTTGTCCACTACTATATGTATGAACAAGCGACATA
It encodes:
- a CDS encoding restriction endonuclease; amino-acid sequence: MVVKKMCGERRGYMFVALLKNGETCSLLDDWTIEQLHVLRATQAFFCPVCLKRVQLKIGTKRMPHFAHETKCTIETERETFVHLQGKQQLYEWLTNEKIEVEVEKYLRHIQQRPDVFVRHMQHMYAIEYQCSVIPFHLFVKRTNAYKNAHIVPIWLLHTSHVKRRSLFFQLSSFSWLFFNDQEVIPFYCAERREISFLHHLIPLSSTLAYGEWATFPLHAISFSSFFQAPQRQHDVLFHAWQMKKKQWRLSPLYYRTNRTFCRIVYHAHMTPSLFPHEAGIPLRHAYWFETPPFIWQTYMLLEMMRIPLHVTFSFHQLYERMRYFIRQNLIHIRRLPLVTKSHYSYALMDYLHVLVSLQFLKKVGKRTFQRIRSWSLPHNIEEAIRGDEQLLRRIVSKKEDFFTKRE
- a CDS encoding adaptor protein MecA; this translates as MEIERINEYTLKLYISYGDIEERGFDREEIWYNRERSEELFWEMMDEIHQEAEIYLEGPLWIQVHALEKGLEVFVTKAQISKDGSKLELPIVDERFKDLSVDEKIEHILDQHFNIIKASSSEPDNPLQFVIRFKTIEDVIALAHRRDFSTLHNKLFAFENHYYLYVEFTEEDADRDIDNMLSILLEYGQDSQMTIHRLEEYGKIIIAQQALTMIAKHFPNA
- a CDS encoding cardiolipin synthase, whose amino-acid sequence is MRNALKVVLFILAFVGFLVATKNYWEGWLLGTFSLFVTLSVIFISFVIFLENRHPTKTLTWLVLFSSFPLVGFILYFLLGQNYRKKRLFRKKALLDEQTFRKLERNERHDAQTLYMKPHQQPLLQLARRMTKESISTATKTRVLTNGEETFTTIFKELEKAEHHIHLEYYIVRDDDIGQRLKQILMDKAKKGVHVRFLYDAVGSWKLSKTYIQEMREAGVDIIPFSPVRLPFLNNTINFRNHRKIIVVDGKVGFVGGLNIGDEYLGKNEYFGFWRDTHLFVYGEAVRTLQLIFLQDWYYMTGQQLLTMNYLSAPTVEDEALGGVQLVAGGPDTKWEVIKHLFFAMITSAQRSIWIASPYFIPDEDILTALKVAALSGIDVRLLVPKRPDKKIVFYASRSYFPELLEAGATIYEYEKGFMHSKIIVVDGELASIGTANMDMRSFHLNFEVNAFLYQTPSVRTLVDDFINDFEHSSKMDINQFKRRPLWMRMTESTARLLSPLL
- a CDS encoding transcriptional regulator Spx encodes the protein MVIVYSSPSCTSCRKAKAWLEEHHIPYKERNIFAEPLTIEEIKSILRMTENGTDEIISTRSKIFQKLNIQLDSLPLQDLYEIIRQHPGLLRRPIIMDEKRLQVGYNEDEIRRFLPRKVRTYQLRQAQQLVNNKGLA
- a CDS encoding ABC transporter ATP-binding protein translates to MSEKQKLVEVKNLKQYFKVGKGQVVKAVDDVTFDIYKGETLGLVGESGCGKSTTGRTIIGLYEATDGEVLFNGLSVHRKKSAKEAKELKRKMQMIFQDPYASLNPRMTVGDIIAEGIDIHGLASSREERMNRVYELLETVGLNREHANRYPHEFSGGQRQRIGIARALAVEPEFIIADEPISALDVSIQAQVVNLMKKLQREKGLTYLFIAHDLSMVKYISDRIGVMYFGKMVELADAEELYRNPIHPYTKSLLSAIPHPDPETERTRKRIIYDPSQHNYKEGEDVRMREITPGHFVYCSEAEYETYKAMYS
- a CDS encoding ABC transporter ATP-binding protein; this translates as MEKVLEVKDLHISFDVYGGEVQAVRGVSFDLYKGETLAIVGESGSGKSVTSKALMRLLPMPPARIKQGQILLEGRDLTKLSEKEMQRVRGAEISMIFQDPMTALNPTMTIGKQITEVLLKHQQMTKEEAKARAIELLDLVGIKEPALRFKQYPHQLSGGMRQRVVIAIALACNPKVLIADEPTTALDVTIQAQILELIKDIQKKTGTSIIFITHDLGVVANVADRVAVMYAGKIVEKGTVDEIFYNPKHPYTWGLLASMPSLEHGDEELYSIPGTPPDLLNPPKGDAFAPRNAYALKIDYEMEPPMFQVSDTHYAATWLLHPNAPKVEPPKVVRERMKKFVTLTNNKGGNKQ